The Pseudomonadota bacterium genome includes a region encoding these proteins:
- a CDS encoding UPF0280 family protein, with the protein MYEERFYRNISKPGDMLCYEVKLNETDLFCCTKTDLKTCIEERVIFYRHQLESYIKYRPEFQESLTPVETDNFAPGIVREMIEASQIIGVGPMACVAGAIAEYVGRDIAALTDEYIVENGGDICLKTNHERVMLIYAKDSPYSEKIGIKLKGRDTPYGVCTSSGTIGHSLSFGNADASCIVGNSSLFADGLATYVGNIVKKKDDIAVAIEKGKTYPGISGILIILGDHLGVWGDLEIIKV; encoded by the coding sequence ATGTACGAAGAAAGATTCTACAGAAATATATCGAAGCCCGGTGATATGCTTTGCTATGAGGTAAAGCTTAATGAAACGGACCTTTTTTGCTGTACAAAAACAGATTTAAAGACCTGCATAGAAGAACGGGTGATTTTTTACCGGCATCAGCTTGAATCATATATCAAATACAGGCCTGAATTTCAGGAAAGTCTGACGCCTGTTGAAACCGATAACTTTGCCCCTGGAATTGTGAGGGAGATGATAGAGGCATCTCAGATCATAGGTGTCGGACCAATGGCTTGTGTGGCCGGTGCAATCGCAGAATATGTGGGTAGAGATATTGCTGCGTTGACGGATGAATATATCGTTGAAAACGGCGGTGATATTTGTCTTAAGACAAACCATGAGAGGGTTATGCTCATATATGCAAAAGATTCGCCTTATAGCGAAAAGATAGGGATCAAGCTGAAAGGAAGGGATACTCCCTATGGAGTCTGCACCTCTTCGGGAACAATAGGGCACTCATTAAGCTTCGGCAATGCTGATGCATCGTGTATTGTAGGAAATTCCTCCCTTTTTGCAGATGGACTTGCAACTTATGTAGGGAATATTGTAAAAAAAAAGGATGATATAGCAGTTGCCATAGAAAAAGGCAAGACATATCCGGGTATAAGCGGTATATTGATTATCCTTGGCGATCATCTTGGCGTCTGGGGCGATCTTGAGATAATAAAAGTATAG